In the Podospora bellae-mahoneyi strain CBS 112042 chromosome 4, whole genome shotgun sequence genome, one interval contains:
- the CBS2 gene encoding Cytochrome B translational activator protein cbs2 (COG:H; EggNog:ENOG503NVHZ), with translation MTTIPALRSAAGGSPSAAMMRRMIATTTTTATMTRRAGQLGGWRSRQQQQQQKRLVSSLGNDTQQKLLAAHLQQADPIMYDIVEKEKVRQKQFINLIPSENFTSQAVLDALGSPMQNKYSEGYPGARYYGGNEFIDASERLCQQRALETFGLDAKEWGVNVQALSGAPANLYVYSAIMETHDRLMGLDLPHGGHLSHGYQTPTKKISFISKYFETVPYRLDESTGLIDYDKLEELATIYRPKVIVAGASAYSRQIDYARMRDIADKVKAYLVADMAHISGLVAAKVMPGPFGYADIVTTTSHKSLRGPRGALIFFRRGVRKVNPKTGAEELYNLENPINQSVFPGHQGGPHNHTIAALAVALKQAQTPEFRAYQSQVLSNAKAFAKRLGDPKEKGGLGYKIVSGGTDNHLVLVDLKPHGVDGARVERILELVGVASNKNTVPGDKSALTPGGLRMGTPAMTTRGFQEEDFARVADIVDRSVTIAARVDKAARKAAEEKGEGKTAGRVKTFMEFLGDGETDTEIVQLRSEVADWVGTYPVPWEGK, from the exons ATGACGACAATCCCGGCGTTGCGGAGCGCCGCCGGCGGTTCCCCCTCGGCTgcgatgatgagaaggatgatagccaccaccaccacgacggccacgatgacgaggagagcaGGACAGCTTGGGGGATGGAGGTCtagacagcagcagcaacagcagaaaAGATTGGTTTCGTCGTTAGGGAATGATACGCAGCAGAAG TTGCTTGCGGCGCATTTGCAGCAGGCGGATCCGATCATGTATGATATTGTCGAGAAG GAGAAAGTCAGGCAAAAGCAGTTCATCAACTTGATCCCTTCCGAGAACTTTACCTCGCAGGCTGTGCTGGATGCGCTGGGGAGTCCTATGCAGA ACAAGTACTCTGAGGGATACCCGGGTGCGAGATACTACGGCGGTAACGAGTTCATCGATGCCTCCGAGAGATTATGTCAGCAGCGCGCACTCGAGACGTTTGGACTGGATGCCAAGGAGTGGGGGGTGAATGTTCAAG CTCTCTCTGGTGCGCCAGCGAACCTGTATGTCTACTCAGCCATCATGGAAACTCATGATCGGTTGATGGGTCTCGATCTCCCCCACGGCGGCCATCTTTCCCACGGGTACCAGACCCCCACCAAGAAGATCTCGTTCATCTCCAAGTACTTCGAGACGGTTCCTTACCGACTTGACGAGTCCACCGGCCTGATCGACTACGATAAGCTCGAGGAACTCGCAACCATCTACCGCCCCAAGGTTATCGTCGCTGGCGCCTCGGCTTACAGCAGGCAAATCGATTATGCTCGTATGCGGGACATCGCCGACAAGGTGAAGGCCTACCTTGTGGCTGACATGGCGCATATCTCCGGTCTTGTCGCCGCCAAGGTCATGCCCGGGCCGTTTGGCTACGCAGACATTGTCACGACGACTTCTCACAAATCCCTCCGTGGCCCCCGTGGCGCGCTGATTTTCTTCCGCCGCGGTGTGAGAAAGGTCAACCCGAAGACCGGAGCGGAGGAGCTGTACAACCTCGAGAACCCCATCAACCAATCTGTGTTCCCCGGCCACCAGGGCGGTCCGCACAACCACACCATTGCCGCCTTGGCCGTGGCGCTCAAGCAGGCACAAACACCAGAGTTCCGGGCATATCAATCGCAGGTCTTGTCCAATGCCAAAGCCTTCGCCAAGAGGCTGGGTGATCCAAAGGAAAAGGGCGGGCTGGGCTACAAGATTGTCTCGGGCGGTACTGATAAccatcttgttcttgtcgATCTGAAGCCGCACGGTGTAGACGGGGCAAGAGTGGAACGGATCCTAGAGTTGGTCGGGGTAGCTTCCAACAAGAACACTGTTCCAGGTGACAAGAGCGCGCTGACGCCtggtgggttgaggatgggaacTCCGGCCATGACGACGAGAGGATTCCAGGAGGAGGACTTTGCGCGGGTAGCGGATATTGTCGATAGGTCGGTGACGATTGCGGCCAGGGTGgacaaggcggcgaggaaggcggctgaggaaaaaggggaggggaagacggcggggagggtgaagacCTTTATGGAGtttttgggggatggggagacggACACGGAGATTGTGCAGTTGAGGAGTGAGGTGGCGGATTGGGTGGGGACGTATCCTGTTCCTTGGGAGGGGAAGTaa